A genomic window from Vigna radiata var. radiata cultivar VC1973A chromosome 2, Vradiata_ver6, whole genome shotgun sequence includes:
- the LOC106778626 gene encoding pentatricopeptide repeat-containing protein At5g59600-like, translating to MGLKPNVVTWNSLISGFSQKGDLGMVSEIFRVMISDGLEPDVVSWTSVLSGFVQNFRNNEAFDAFKQMLSHGFCPTSATISTLLPACATAARVRIGREIHGYALVTGVEGDLYVRSALVDMYAKCGFISEAXNLFSRMAEKNTVTWNSIIFGFANHGYCVEAIELFNQMEKEGAAKLDHLTFTTALTACSHVGDIELGQRLFKVMQEKYGIEPRLEHYVCMVDLLGRAEKLDEAYCMIKAMPIEPDLFVWGALLAGCRNHGNVELAEIASLHLMELEPESAANHLLLSSLYADAGKWGKVERIKKRIKKGKLRKLQGLSWINNL from the coding sequence ATGGGTTTGAAGCCAAATGTGGTGACTTGGAACTCTTTGATATCTGGGTTTTCGCAGAAGGGTGACCTGGGAATGGTGTCTGAGATTTTTAGAGTAATGATTTCAGATGGGTTGGAGCCTGATGTGGTATCATGGACTTCTGTTCTATCTGGTTTTGTGCAGAACTTTCGTAATAACGAGGCATTTGACGCGTTTAAGCAAATGTTGAGTCACGGGTTCTGCCCAACTTCGGCTACTATAAGCACCCTTTTGCCTGCTTGTGCTACTGCAGCAAGAGTTAGAATTGGGAGAGAGATTCATGGCTACGCTTTGGTGACTGGGGTGGAGGGAGATTTATATGTAAGGAGTGCTCTTGTTGACATGTATGCAAAATGTGGGTTCATTTCTGAAGCAANGAATTTGTTTAGTAGGATGGCTGAGAAGAACACGGTTACTTGGAACTCCATCATTTTTGGTTTTGCGAATCATGGGTATTGCGTGGAAGCTATTGAGCTCTTCAATCAGATGGAGAAGGAAGGGGCTGCCAAGCTGGACCATTTAACTTTTACGACAGCTCTCACTGCATGCAGTCATGTTGGAGACATTGAACTTGGGCAGAGGTTGTTCAAGGTCATGCAAGAAAAATACGGTATTGAGCCACGGCTGGAGCATTATGTGTGCATGGTGGATCTTCTTGGTCGAGCGGAGAAACTTGATGAAGCTTATTGCATGATAAAGGCTATGCCAATTGAACCTGATTTGTTTGTGTGGGGTGCATTACTGGCTGGCTGTAGAAATCACGGTAATGTAGAGCTTGCCGAAATCGCTTCTCTGCATCTGATGGAATTAGAGCCCGAGAGTGCTGCAAACCATCTTCTGTTGTCTAGCCTATATGCTGATGCAGGCAAATGGGGAAAGGTTGAGAGGATCAAGAAAAGGATAAAGAAGGGAAAGCTCAGAAAACTTCAAGGCTTGAGttggataaataatttataa
- the LOC106754180 gene encoding pumilio homolog 2 isoform X2 produces MLSEFERRPMIGSNEGSFGDELEKEIGMLLREQRRQEADDRERELNIFRSGSAPPTVEGSLSAVGGLFSGGAGGGAAGASGAFSEFQGTRDVNGIVSEEELRSDPAYLTYYYSNVNLNPRLPPPLMSKEDWRFQQRLKGGASVLGGIGDRRKVNRTEENGGRSMFSTPPGFNMRKQESEVDNEKTRGTAEWGGDGLIGLPGLGLSKQKSFAEIFQDDLGGNTSVTGPPSRPASRNAFDDNDIISSAEAELAHLRRESTTTDAPRPGTNVQGSSASQNTGLPASYSYAAAVGGSSXSRSTTPDPQXVARAPSPCITPIGGGRAIASDKRGVSSPDGFDGVSSGINGSSDLMAALSAMNLSADDMLDGDNHLPSQVESDVDNHRRYLFGRQSGQDHGKQHAYLKKSESAHLQNSSKSRSGSDPNPNNASLDRQVELQKSNVSSNNSYFKGSPTSHFSRGGSLPPQYQPLDGTNSSFXNYGMSGYAGNPALASLMTNQLGTGNLPPLFETVAAASAMASPGMDSRILGSGLASGATAPSDVHNLGRMGNQIPGSALQAPFVDPMYHQYLRTSEYAAQLGALSDPSVDRTYLGNSYMNILELQKAYLGSILSPQKSQYNVPLGGKSGSSTPHGYYGNPAYGVGLSYPGSPMANSVVSTSPVGPGSPVRHNELNMRFASGXRNLAXVMGPWHVDTGNIDEXFASSLLEEFKSNKTKCFELSEIAGHVVEFSADQYGSRFIQQKLETATTEEKNMVYQEIMPHALALMTDVFGNYVVQKFFEHGLAAQRRELANKLLGHVLTLSLQMYGCRVIQKAIEVVDLDQKIEMVQELDGNVMRCVRDQNGNHVIQKCIECVPEDAIHFIVSTFFDQVVTLSTHPYGCRVIQRVLEHCKXPTTQQKVMDEILGAVSMLAQDQYGNYVVQHVLEHGKPHERSSIIKELAGKIVQMSQQKFASNVVEKCLTFGGPSERQLLVHEMLGSTDENEPLQAMMKDQFAXYVVQKVLETCDDQQRELILSRIKVHLNALKKYTYGKHIVARVEKLVAAGERRIAAQSPQPA; encoded by the exons ATGCTGTCTGAATTTGAAAGAAGACCGATGATTGGGAGTAACGAGGGTTCTTTTGGAGATGAACTGGAAAAGGAGATAGGGATGTTGCTGCGTGAGCAACGCAGACAAGAGGCTGATGATCGTGAGAGAGAGCTTAATATCTTTAGGAGTGGATCAGCGCCTCCAACTGTGGAGGGTTCTTTGAGTGCTGTTGGAGGGTTGTTTAGTGGTGGTGCTGGCGGCGGTGCTGCTGGTGCTAGTGGTGCCTTTTCTGAGTTTCAAGGGACTAGAGATGTTAATGGGATTGTTTCTGAGGAAGAGCTTAGGTCTGATCCAGCTTATCTTACGTACTATTACTCCAATGTGAATTTGAATCCTAGGCTGCCACCTCCTTTGATGTCAAAGGAGGATTGGAGGTTTCAGCAGAGACTTAAAGGTGGAGCTTCAGTTCTTGGTGGAATAGGAGATAGAAGGAAAGTGAACAGGACTGAAGAAAATGGTGGTAGGTCGATGTTTTCTACCCCACCGGGTTTTAACATGAGGAAACAAGAGAGTGAGGTGGACAATGAAAAAACAAGAGGTACTGCCGAGTGGGGTGGTGATGGACTAATTGGTTTGCCTGGACTAGGGCTGAGCAAACAGAAGAGTTTTGCAGAAATTTTCCAG GATGATTTGGGGGGTAATACCTCTGTCACGGGCCCTCCTTCTCGTCCAGCCAGTCGTAATGCATTTGATGACAATGATATAATTAGTTCTGCTGAAGCGGAGTTGGCTCATTTACGCCGTGAGTCCACGACCACAGATGCACCAAGGCCAGGAACGAATGTGCAAGGATCATCTGCTTCCCAAAATACTGGTCTGCCAGCTTCATATTCTTATGCTGCTGCAGTGGG GGGGTCTTCNTTNTCNAGAAGCACTACTCCTGATCCACAGCANGTTGCNAGGGCTCCNAGTCCCTGCATCACACCTATTGGTGGTGGCAGAGCCATTGCTTCTGATAAGAGAGGTGTTTCCAGTCCAGATGGATTTGATGGTGTTTCATCTGGAATCAACGGGTCATCAGATCTTATGGCTGCATTGTCAGCAATGAATTTGTCAGCAGATGACATGTTAGATGGTGATAATCATTTGCCATCNCAGGTTGAATCAGATGTTGATAATCACCGGAGATATCTTTTTGGTAGGCAAAGTGGGCAGGATCATGGAAAGCAACATGCTTATTTAAAGAAATCTGAATCAGCTCACTTGCAAAATTCAAGTAAGAGCAGGAGCGGATCTGATCCTAATCCTAACAATGCATCCTTGGACAGGCAGGTTGAGCTACAAAAGTCTAATGTTTCTTCCAATAACTCATATTTCAAAGGATCACCTACCTCCCATTTTAGTAGAGGAGGTAGTTTGCCTCCTCAGTACCAGCCTTTAGATGGTACAAATTCGTCATTTAGNAACTATGGTATGAGTGGATATGCTGGAAATCCAGCATTGGCATCCTTGATGACTAATCAACTGGGCACTGGTAATCTGCCTCCATTGTTTGAAACGGTTGCTGCAGCATCAGCAATGGCATCCCCTGGAATGGACTCAAGAATTCTTGGAAGTGGTTTGGCTTCTGGAGCTACTGCTCCATCTGATGTGCACAATCTTGGTAGGATGGGAAATCAAATTCCAGGAAGTGCTCTTCAGGCCCCTTTTGTTGATCCCATGTATCATCAGTACCTGAGAACATCTGAGTATGCAGCACAACTTGGTGCTCTNAGTGACCCCTCTGTCGACAGGACCTACTTAGGTAATTCATACATGAACATACTTGAGCTTCAGAAAGCTTATCTTGGGTCTATTCTCTCACCTCAGAAATCTCAATACAATGTACCACTGGGTGGTAAATCAGGAAGCTCCACTCCTCATGGTTATTATGGAAATCCTGCATATGGTGTTGGGTTGTCTTATCCAGGAAGTCCAATGGCAAACTCTGTTGTGTCNACTTCTCCAGTAGGACCTGGAAGTCCTGTTAGGCACAATGAACTGAATATGCGTTTTGCTTCTGGAATNAGGAATTTAGCTGNGGTAATGGGACCTTGGCATGTAGATACCGGGAACATTGATGAAAGNTTTGCTTCTTCTCTGTTGGAGGAGtttaaaagcaataaaacaAAGTGTTTTGAGCTTTCTGAAATTGCTGGTCACGTTGTGGAATTCag TGCTGATCAATATGGGAGCCGATTTATTCAACAAAAGCTTGAAACAGCTACtactgaagaaaaaaatatggtCTATCAGGAAATCATGCCACATGCCCTTGCTTTGATGACTGATGTCTTTGGTAATTATGTGGTTCAAAAG TTTTTTGAGCATGGACTTGCAGCCCAGAGAAGAGAATTGGCCAACAAACTTCTTGGCCATGTTCTGACACTGAGCCTTCAAATGTATGGCTGCCGAGTCATCCAGAAG GCCATCGAAGTTGTTGATCTNGATCAGAAGATAGAGATGGTGCAAGAGCTTGATGGTAATGTCATGCGCTGTGTACGTGATCAGAATGGTAACCATGTCATTCAGAAGTGTATTGAATGCGTCCCTGAAGATGCAATCCATTTTATTGTGTCAACTTTTTTTGATCAAGTCGTTACTCTCTCAACCCATCCATATGGTTGCCGTGTGATACAG AGAGTACTGGAGCACTGCAAAGNTCCTACAACACAGCAGAAAGTTATGGATGAAATTTTAGGGGCAGTTAGTATGTTAGCTCAGGACCAGTATGGCAACTACGTTGTTCAg CATGTTCTGGAGCATGGGAAGCCTCATGAGCGNTCTTCTATAATAAAGGAATTAGCAGGCAAGATTGTTCAGATGAGTCAACAGAAGTTTGCATCCAATGTTGTGGAGAAATGTTTGACCTTTGGAGGTCCTTCTGAGCGCCAATTACTGGTACATGAGATGCTTGGCTCCACAGATGAAAATGAGCCTCTTCAG GCCATGATGAAAGATCAGTTTGCAAANTACGTTGTACAAAAGGTGCTGGAAACATGTGATGATCAGCAGCGCGAACTGATTCTTTCACGAATTAAGGTTCATTTAAATGCATTGAAGAAGTACACCTATGGGAAGCACATTGTTGCACGTGTAGAGAAACTTGTTGCTGCTGGAG AAAGGAGAATTGCAGCTCAGTCTCCCCAACCTGCTTAG
- the LOC106756504 gene encoding E3 ubiquitin-protein ligase RDUF2, which translates to MNSDTQHGTPSYWCYSCTRFVHLSSQATIACPHCQSGFVEEIRAEVSPRHRLSPFPDDHLSLRRQGFRRRRRDAAGNRSPFNPVIVLRGSGDDSAAEHEGASTFELFYDDGDGTGLRPLPPTMSEFLLGSGFDRLLEQFAQIEMNGFGRPENPPASKAAIESMPTVEIGEAQVETEAHCAVCKEAFELHAEARELPCKHIYHSDCILPWLSMRNSCPVCRHELPSDLETRAPSQIDEEAIGLTIWRLPGGGFAVGRFSGGRRAGENHFPVVYTEMDGGLNTNGAPRRISRSVRSSRVRESRGFGRVVRNFFSFFGRIGSRNSSSSLSSSEHGSVSRSRSRVSSVFSRSSRRHSRTFVLDD; encoded by the coding sequence ATGAATTCCGACACGCAACACGGAACGCCGTCGTATTGGTGCTACAGCTGTACCCGCTTCGTTCACCTCTCATCTCAGGCCACCATCGCTTGCCCTCACTGCCAGAGTGGCTTTGTTGAAGAGATCCGTGCCGAGGTCTCGCCGCGCCACCGTCTCAGCCCTTTCCCCGACGACCATCTTTCGCTACGCCGACAGGGATTCCGCCGCCGCCGTCGCGATGCCGCTGGCAACCGCTCCCCCTTTAACCCCGTCATCGTTCTTCGGGGATCCGGCGATGACTCCGCCGCCGAACACGAAGGCGCCAGCACCTTTGAGCTCTTCTACGACGACGGCGACGGCACTGGCCTCCGTCCGCTCCCGCCCACCATGTCGGAGTTCCTCCTCGGCTCAGGCTTCGACCGCCTACTCGAACAGTTCGCGCAGATCGAGATGAACGGCTTCGGCCGCCCGGAGAACCCGCCGGCGTCCAAGGCGGCGATCGAATCCATGCCGACGGTCGAGATCGGTGAAGCGCAGGTCGAGACCGAGGCGCACTGCGCCGTGTGCAAGGAGGCGTTTGAGCTCCACGCGGAGGCGCGTGAGTTACCCTGCAAGCATATTTACCACTCGGATTGCATCCTCCCGTGGCTCTCCATGCGAAACTCGTGTCCGGTGTGCCGCCACGAGCTTCCTTCCGATTTGGAAACTAGGGCTCCGAGTCAGATCGACGAGGAGGCGATAGGGTTGACTATCTGGAGGCTTCCAGGAGGGGGATTCGCCGTGGGTCGATTTTCTGGCGGACGCAGGGCTGGAGAGAATCATTTCCCGGTGGTGTATACGGAGATGGACGGTGGACTGAACACGAACGGAGCTCCGAGGAGGATTTCTCGGTCGGTGAGAAGCAGTAGGGTTAGGGAGAGTCGAGGATTTGGTAGGGTTGTTCGCaacttcttttcattctttggaAGGATCGGTTCTAGAAACTCTTCTTCGTCTTTGTCATCTTCTGAACATGGTTCCGTGAGTAGAAGCCGTAGTCGTGTGAGTTCAGTCTTCAGCAGAAGCTCACGGAGACATAGCAGAACTTTTGTTTTGGATGATTAA
- the LOC106754180 gene encoding pumilio homolog 2 isoform X1, which translates to MLSEFERRPMIGSNEGSFGDELEKEIGMLLREQRRQEADDRERELNIFRSGSAPPTVEGSLSAVGGLFSGGAGGGAAGASGAFSEFQGTRDVNGIVSEEELRSDPAYLTYYYSNVNLNPRLPPPLMSKEDWRFQQRLKGGASVLGGIGDRRKVNRTEENGGRSMFSTPPGFNMRKQESEVDNEKTRGTAEWGGDGLIGLPGLGLSKQKSFAEIFQDDLGGNTSVTGPPSRPASRNAFDDNDIISSAEAELAHLRRESTTTDAPRPGTNVQGSSASQNTGLPASYSYAAAVGSSXSRSTTPDPQXVARAPSPCITPIGGGRAIASDKRGVSSPDGFDGVSSGINGSSDLMAALSAMNLSADDMLDGDNHLPSQVESDVDNHRRYLFGRQSGQDHGKQHAYLKKSESAHLQNSSKSRSGSDPNPNNASLDRQVELQKSNVSSNNSYFKGSPTSHFSRGGSLPPQYQPLDGTNSSFXNYGMSGYAGNPALASLMTNQLGTGNLPPLFETVAAASAMASPGMDSRILGSGLASGATAPSDVHNLGRMGNQIPGSALQAPFVDPMYHQYLRTSEYAAQLGALSDPSVDRTYLGNSYMNILELQKAYLGSILSPQKSQYNVPLGGKSGSSTPHGYYGNPAYGVGLSYPGSPMANSVVSTSPVGPGSPVRHNELNMRFASGXRNLAXVMGPWHVDTGNIDEXFASSLLEEFKSNKTKCFELSEIAGHVVEFSADQYGSRFIQQKLETATTEEKNMVYQEIMPHALALMTDVFGNYVVQKFFEHGLAAQRRELANKLLGHVLTLSLQMYGCRVIQKAIEVVDLDQKIEMVQELDGNVMRCVRDQNGNHVIQKCIECVPEDAIHFIVSTFFDQVVTLSTHPYGCRVIQRVLEHCKXPTTQQKVMDEILGAVSMLAQDQYGNYVVQHVLEHGKPHERSSIIKELAGKIVQMSQQKFASNVVEKCLTFGGPSERQLLVHEMLGSTDENEPLQAMMKDQFAXYVVQKVLETCDDQQRELILSRIKVHLNALKKYTYGKHIVARVEKLVAAGERRIAAQSPQPA; encoded by the exons ATGCTGTCTGAATTTGAAAGAAGACCGATGATTGGGAGTAACGAGGGTTCTTTTGGAGATGAACTGGAAAAGGAGATAGGGATGTTGCTGCGTGAGCAACGCAGACAAGAGGCTGATGATCGTGAGAGAGAGCTTAATATCTTTAGGAGTGGATCAGCGCCTCCAACTGTGGAGGGTTCTTTGAGTGCTGTTGGAGGGTTGTTTAGTGGTGGTGCTGGCGGCGGTGCTGCTGGTGCTAGTGGTGCCTTTTCTGAGTTTCAAGGGACTAGAGATGTTAATGGGATTGTTTCTGAGGAAGAGCTTAGGTCTGATCCAGCTTATCTTACGTACTATTACTCCAATGTGAATTTGAATCCTAGGCTGCCACCTCCTTTGATGTCAAAGGAGGATTGGAGGTTTCAGCAGAGACTTAAAGGTGGAGCTTCAGTTCTTGGTGGAATAGGAGATAGAAGGAAAGTGAACAGGACTGAAGAAAATGGTGGTAGGTCGATGTTTTCTACCCCACCGGGTTTTAACATGAGGAAACAAGAGAGTGAGGTGGACAATGAAAAAACAAGAGGTACTGCCGAGTGGGGTGGTGATGGACTAATTGGTTTGCCTGGACTAGGGCTGAGCAAACAGAAGAGTTTTGCAGAAATTTTCCAG GATGATTTGGGGGGTAATACCTCTGTCACGGGCCCTCCTTCTCGTCCAGCCAGTCGTAATGCATTTGATGACAATGATATAATTAGTTCTGCTGAAGCGGAGTTGGCTCATTTACGCCGTGAGTCCACGACCACAGATGCACCAAG GCCAGGAACGAATGTGCAAGGATCATCTGCTTCCCAAAATACTGGTCTGCCAGCTTCATATTCTTATGCTGCTGCAGTGGGGTCTTCNTTNTCNAGAAGCACTACTCCTGATCCACAGCANGTTGCNAGGGCTCCNAGTCCCTGCATCACACCTATTGGTGGTGGCAGAGCCATTGCTTCTGATAAGAGAGGTGTTTCCAGTCCAGATGGATTTGATGGTGTTTCATCTGGAATCAACGGGTCATCAGATCTTATGGCTGCATTGTCAGCAATGAATTTGTCAGCAGATGACATGTTAGATGGTGATAATCATTTGCCATCNCAGGTTGAATCAGATGTTGATAATCACCGGAGATATCTTTTTGGTAGGCAAAGTGGGCAGGATCATGGAAAGCAACATGCTTATTTAAAGAAATCTGAATCAGCTCACTTGCAAAATTCAAGTAAGAGCAGGAGCGGATCTGATCCTAATCCTAACAATGCATCCTTGGACAGGCAGGTTGAGCTACAAAAGTCTAATGTTTCTTCCAATAACTCATATTTCAAAGGATCACCTACCTCCCATTTTAGTAGAGGAGGTAGTTTGCCTCCTCAGTACCAGCCTTTAGATGGTACAAATTCGTCATTTAGNAACTATGGTATGAGTGGATATGCTGGAAATCCAGCATTGGCATCCTTGATGACTAATCAACTGGGCACTGGTAATCTGCCTCCATTGTTTGAAACGGTTGCTGCAGCATCAGCAATGGCATCCCCTGGAATGGACTCAAGAATTCTTGGAAGTGGTTTGGCTTCTGGAGCTACTGCTCCATCTGATGTGCACAATCTTGGTAGGATGGGAAATCAAATTCCAGGAAGTGCTCTTCAGGCCCCTTTTGTTGATCCCATGTATCATCAGTACCTGAGAACATCTGAGTATGCAGCACAACTTGGTGCTCTNAGTGACCCCTCTGTCGACAGGACCTACTTAGGTAATTCATACATGAACATACTTGAGCTTCAGAAAGCTTATCTTGGGTCTATTCTCTCACCTCAGAAATCTCAATACAATGTACCACTGGGTGGTAAATCAGGAAGCTCCACTCCTCATGGTTATTATGGAAATCCTGCATATGGTGTTGGGTTGTCTTATCCAGGAAGTCCAATGGCAAACTCTGTTGTGTCNACTTCTCCAGTAGGACCTGGAAGTCCTGTTAGGCACAATGAACTGAATATGCGTTTTGCTTCTGGAATNAGGAATTTAGCTGNGGTAATGGGACCTTGGCATGTAGATACCGGGAACATTGATGAAAGNTTTGCTTCTTCTCTGTTGGAGGAGtttaaaagcaataaaacaAAGTGTTTTGAGCTTTCTGAAATTGCTGGTCACGTTGTGGAATTCag TGCTGATCAATATGGGAGCCGATTTATTCAACAAAAGCTTGAAACAGCTACtactgaagaaaaaaatatggtCTATCAGGAAATCATGCCACATGCCCTTGCTTTGATGACTGATGTCTTTGGTAATTATGTGGTTCAAAAG TTTTTTGAGCATGGACTTGCAGCCCAGAGAAGAGAATTGGCCAACAAACTTCTTGGCCATGTTCTGACACTGAGCCTTCAAATGTATGGCTGCCGAGTCATCCAGAAG GCCATCGAAGTTGTTGATCTNGATCAGAAGATAGAGATGGTGCAAGAGCTTGATGGTAATGTCATGCGCTGTGTACGTGATCAGAATGGTAACCATGTCATTCAGAAGTGTATTGAATGCGTCCCTGAAGATGCAATCCATTTTATTGTGTCAACTTTTTTTGATCAAGTCGTTACTCTCTCAACCCATCCATATGGTTGCCGTGTGATACAG AGAGTACTGGAGCACTGCAAAGNTCCTACAACACAGCAGAAAGTTATGGATGAAATTTTAGGGGCAGTTAGTATGTTAGCTCAGGACCAGTATGGCAACTACGTTGTTCAg CATGTTCTGGAGCATGGGAAGCCTCATGAGCGNTCTTCTATAATAAAGGAATTAGCAGGCAAGATTGTTCAGATGAGTCAACAGAAGTTTGCATCCAATGTTGTGGAGAAATGTTTGACCTTTGGAGGTCCTTCTGAGCGCCAATTACTGGTACATGAGATGCTTGGCTCCACAGATGAAAATGAGCCTCTTCAG GCCATGATGAAAGATCAGTTTGCAAANTACGTTGTACAAAAGGTGCTGGAAACATGTGATGATCAGCAGCGCGAACTGATTCTTTCACGAATTAAGGTTCATTTAAATGCATTGAAGAAGTACACCTATGGGAAGCACATTGTTGCACGTGTAGAGAAACTTGTTGCTGCTGGAG AAAGGAGAATTGCAGCTCAGTCTCCCCAACCTGCTTAG
- the LOC106778618 gene encoding mucin-5AC-like: MAQLERPQRQLETTAKAPPAIHTMEQLLREMAQLERPQRQLETTAKAPPAIHTMEQLLQGESSKSSKNSPTCSSSPSSNLSSPSSPFFQRLRSSHDSEDDHSQNPKKSILTKVKEKAKKLRHSLSKKKHEDGNLSSPSSATAAEGDGAEEDAEFLGAPMYESEKTSTGYKPNAKQIPSPRANPMIPEKHVVSSSDKHVVEQDHERSLYRSLSKRTTHPATIITATTPNATTASVTNVNVNTHPSTPSPLNKTTTETTTPKLSTVRTEKPDVAHATSKVQGLTVSKPSELHDHPSPSSPSSSSPAAFAPKTSRSNLSYSAPRTPLARVATSQFPTTTPRTTSAPITLAPSAATSLSGKNTSPTAQIWDKGVSMKEYFLNKLEPGEDEKALSQVISEAMSPRKTPGDAGVMEKVREVVTSLLRTEEPAKYADATNVATPSTTRLSPQSSTRLSPQSPLSINASRAPSQIPSYSNASRASSQMPASTSVSRTSSQVPISYNAQQDYTEAQEENHGRILQAN, translated from the exons ATGGCTCAACTCGAACGCCCCCAGAGACAGCTTGAAACTACTGCAAAAGCTCCCCCTGCCATCCACACCATGGAACAACTCCTCCGAG AAATGGCTCAACTCGAACGCCCCCAGAGACAGCTTGAAACTACTGCAAAAGCTCCCCCTGCCATCCACACTATGGAACAACTCCTCCAAG GTGAGTCCTCAAAGTCTAGTAAGAATTCACCAACCTGCTCCTCTTCCCCTTCCTCCAACTTGTCTTCCCCCAGCTCCCCTTTCTTCCAAAGGTTGAGATCTTCTCATGACTCAGAAGACGATCATTCCCAGAATCCCAAAAAATCAATTCTCACCAAAGTCAAGGAGAAGGCCAAGAAACTTCGCCACAGCCTCAGcaagaaaaaacatgaagatgGGAACCTCAGTAGTCCATCATCTGCTACTGCCGCAGAAGGTGATGGAGCAGAAGAAGATGCTGAATTTCTCGGAGCTCCTA TGTACGAATCAGAGAAGACATCTACTGGGTACAAACCAAATGCAAAGCAGATTCCTAGTCCAAGAGCAAATCCTATGATCCCTGAGAAGCATGTTGTATCAAGCAGTGACAAACACGTAGTCGAACAAGATCATGAAAGGTCACTGTACCGATCCTTATCCAAGAGAACAACACACCCCGCAACAATAATAACAGCCACCACCCCAAATGCTACCACTGCTTCTGTTACTAATGTTAACGTTAATACTCATCCTAGTACTCCTTCTCCTCTAAACAAGACAACCACTGAAACGACAACACCTAAACTGTCAACAGTTCGGACTGAAAAACCAGATGTTGCACATGCAACCTCCAAAGTTCAAGGTCTCACTGTGTCCAAACCCTCAGAGCTTCATGATCATCCTTcaccatcatcaccatcatcatcatcaccagcAGCATTTGCACCAAAAACAAGTCGCAGCAATTTGTCCTATTCTGCTCCTCGTACTCCCCTTGCAAGAGTAGCAACTTCTCAGTTTCCTACAACCACTCCGCGAACTACATCAGCTCCAATAACTTTAGCACCATCAGCTGCTACTTCACTGAGTGGGAAGAACACAAGCCCCACCGCGCAAATATGGGATAAGGGTGTGTCCATGAAAGAGTACTTCTTGAACAAACTGGAGCCGGGGGAAGATGAGAAGGCGTTGTCTCAGGTGATATCTGAAGCAATGAGTCCTCGCAAAACTCCTGGTGATGCAGGCGTGATGGAGAAGGTGAGAGAAGTTGTCACTTCTTTGCTCCGAACTGAGGAACCTGCAAAATACGCAGACGCAACTAATGTTGCTACTCCAAGTACTACTCGCTTGTCACCTCAGAGCAGTACTCGCTTGTCACCTCAGAGCCCACTATCTATCAACGCTTCCCGCGCTCCATCTCAAATTCCATCATACTCCAATGCTTCTCGTGCTTCGTCTCAAATGCCAGCATCTACTAGTGTTTCTCGCACTTCATCACAAGTCCCTATATCTTACAACGCTCAGCAAG ACTATACAGAGGCCCAAGAAGAAAACCATGGCCGAATTCTTCAGGCAAATTGA
- the LOC106754173 gene encoding transcription factor PCL1: protein MGEEVKTSEYDEERVMEWEVGLPTANDLTPLSQPLIPPELATAFSISPEPHRTALDVNRASRNTLSTLRGGGSVHQAFSSSNNHQHHEEDEEEEEEEEEDTDRDGSGSDSRKHRKIECVAEEADSAVRTENSAERTAVKRPRLVWTPQLHKRFVDVVAHLGIKNAVPKTIMQLMNVEGLTRENVASHLQKYRLYLKRMQGLSNEGPSSSDQLFASTPVPQSLHDSAPPSAHSHGQSHGHANAHLPVPMMSMPYPPPMMSMPVLGMPHAHGHMGIPMPTSSATSAYHPYNMLHQRDWTHLAPNDK, encoded by the coding sequence ATGGGGGAAGAGGTGAAGACGAGCGAGTACGACGAAGAGCGGGTCATGGAGTGGGAAGTGGGTCTCCCCACCGCCAACGATCTCACGCCTCTCTCTCAGCCGCTGATTCCGCCGGAGCTTGCCACAGCATTCAGCATATCTCCGGAGCCCCACCGCACCGCCCTAGACGTCAACCGGGCCTCACGCAACACGCTCTCCACGCTGCGCGGCGGTGGGAGCGTGCACCAGGCCTTCTCCTCCTCCAACAACCACCAACACCACGAGGAGGacgaggaggaggaggaggaggaggaggaggacaCCGATCGCGACGGCTCGGGGTCGGATTCTCGGAAGCATCGGAAGATCGAGTGCGTGGCGGAGGAGGCGGACTCGGCGGTGCGGACGGAGAACTCGGCGGAGCGGACAGCAGTGAAGCGGCCGCGGCTGGTGTGGACCCCGCAGCTGCACAAGCGGTTCGTCGACGTGGTGGCTCACCTTGGGATCAAGAACGCGGTGCCGAAGACGATTATGCAGTTGATGAACGTGGAAGGGTTGACCCGCGAGAATGTGGCGAGTCATCTTCAGAAGTATCGGCTTTACCTGAAGCGGATGCAGGGTCTCTCCAACGAAGGTCCTTCTTCATCGGATCAGTTATTCGCTTCCACACCTGTGCCTCAGAGTTTGCACGACTCTGCTCCTCCCAGTGCCCATTCCCATGGTCAATCCCATGGCCATGCCAATGCTCATCTTCCTGTTCCCATGATGTCCATGCCCTATCCCCCTCCCATGATGTCCATGCCTGTCCTCGGCATGCCCCATGCCCATGGCCACATGGGAATCCCTATGCCTACTTCATCCGCCACCTCAGCTTACCATCCTTACAACATGCTGCACCAAAGGGATTGGACTCACCTTGCTCCCAATGATAAATGA